A DNA window from Peromyscus leucopus breed LL Stock chromosome 3, UCI_PerLeu_2.1, whole genome shotgun sequence contains the following coding sequences:
- the LOC114697983 gene encoding olfactory receptor 2A5: MTQNQTWVPEFVLQGFPLSPRMQMLLCGLFSLFYTFTLLGNGVILGLIWLDSRLHTPMYFFLSHLAVVDISYASNNVPKMLANLLDKKKTISFAPCIMQTFLYMAFAHTECLILVMMSYDRYVAICHPLQYSVIMGWKVCTIMAVVSWACGSLLALVHVILILRLPFCGPHQINHFFCEILSVLKLACADTMLNQVVIFAASVFILVGPLCLVLVSYTRILIAILKIQSGDGRRKAFSTCSSHLCVVGLFFGSAIVMYMAPKSQNPETQQKILSLFYSLFNPMLNPLIYSLRNAEVKGAVKRVLWKQRPR; the protein is encoded by the coding sequence ATGACACAGAACCAGACATGGGTCCCAGAGTTTGTCCTGCAGGGATTTCCACTCAGCCCAAGAATGCAAATGCTTCTCTGTGgcctcttctccttgttctacACTTTCACCCTGCTGGGAAATGGAGTCATTCTGGGACTCATCTGGCTGGACTCCAGACtgcacacccccatgtacttctttctctcccatttggCTGTCGTCGATATTTCATACGCTTCCAACAATGTCCCCAAGATGTTGGCAAACCTTCTTGATAAGAAAAAAACGATTTCTTTTGCCCCATGTATAATGCAGACATTTTTATACATGGCTTTTGCTCACACTGAGTGTCTCATCCTGGTAATGATGTCCTATGATCGGTATGTAGCCATCTGCCACCCCTTGCAATACTCTGTCATCATGGGCTGGAAAGTATGTACCATCATGGCTGTTGTTTCATGGGCATGTGGCTCCCTTCTAGCCCTGGTCCATGTAATTCTCATCCTGAGGTTGCCTTTCTGTGGGCCCCATCAAATCAATCACTTCTTCTGTGAAATCCTGTCTGTCCTCAAGCTGGCCTGTGCTGACACAATGCTCAACCAAGTTGTCATCTTTGCAGCTTCTGTGTTCATCTTAGTGGGACCTTTATGCTTGGTGCTGGTCTCCTACACACGCATCCTGATTGCCATCCTGAAGATCCAATCAGGGGACGGCCGCAGAAAGGCCTTCTCTacctgctcctcccacctctgtgtgGTTGGGCTCTTCTTTGGCAGCGCCATTGTCATGTACATGGCCCCCAAGTCTCAGAACCCCGAGACACAGCAGAAAATCCTTTCCCTGTTTTACAGTCTTTTCAACCCCATGCTGAACCCCCTGATCTACAGCTTGAGGAATGCTGAGGTCAAGGGTGCTGTGAAGAGAGTGTTGTGGAAACAGAGACCAAGATGA